GCGGGGTGCCGTTGCGGCTGACGAAGATGAGCTGCTCGGGATCGTCCGACTCGATCTTCGACAGCCGTCGACGCAGAGCCGCGGCGGTGAAGGACGGCACGGACACGGTGCGGGTCGACTTGGAGGTCTTGGGAAACGGCTGTCGGTGGGTGGGCTTGCCTCGAGGCGACACGATCGTGCCGCAGATCCTCATGGTCGCAGGTGTCGTGGTGACGTTGATGTCGCATCGACGGACCGCCAGCACCTCCCCGATCCGCCCGGAGGTGCCCAGCATGACCTCGATGACGTCCTCGAGCTGACCATCGGGGGGAGGGCCGACGACACCGGGACCGCGGCGCCACTCCCGCGCGGATCGACGGATGCGTTCGATCTGCGCGTTGTCCAGCGACAGCACCTGCGTCGCGGGCTTGCGCAGGCGCGCCGTGTCACGGACGGGGTTCTGGCGCATGGCGTCGTAGCGCACTGCCAGCCCGAACGCGAGGCTCAGGACAGTTCGCGCCTGCTTGGCCATGCTGTAGCTCTTGGTCGCGGCCAAGGTCTTGATGAACTGGTCGACCTTTCGCACGCTGATCTCACGCAGCGCGTAGTGCCCGAACGCGGGCAGAACGAGCTGCACCATGTTGCGCTCGTACAGGTCCCGGGTACTGGGTGCGAGCCCTCCGGTGAGGTCGAGGTCGGCGAGCCAGACATCGACGAGGTGCCGGAAGGTGCTGGACGGATTGAGGTCGCCCTGCCCGAAGGTCTGCGTCGTCCGTTCGGCGAGCTGCTCCTTCAGCTTGCGCTCGGCCGCGCGCGGGCTGCCCGCAGTCGCCTGCACCCGCCGCAGCCGGCCGTCGTAGTCCCGGAACCGCGTCGAGGCACACCCGCGACCGTCGGGCAGGGTCTCGAGGTGGATCTCCCCGAACGTGCCGATCGGCGTTCGTGGCCGCGGCATCTCAGGTCACCCGCCGCTGGGGCCGTGACCCGGCTCGCTCTCGCGCTGGCTCCCCAGCCAGGCCAGGACGTCGGAGGTCGCGTAGCGCACACGGCCACCGACCTTGATCGCGCAGGGGCCCTTGCCGTCCGTGCGCCAGTCCCGGATGGTCGTAATCGGGACCTGGAGGTACTCGGCAAGCTCCTCGATGCTCAGCAGAGGCTCGAGGCTGGTCAACGGGCCGGTCGACGGGCTGGCGGTGGTCTCCATGCCGATGAGGTGCGCCGGCGATGCCGCACGCTCCCGCGGCGGTCCACGCCGCCCCATGAAGAACTCCGTGAAACGGGGTTTGTGGCGACTCTCCGCCGGGTTTGTGGCGGGTTTGTGGCGGGGTGATCAATTCTCAAATGCTTTCAGGCTCGGAGATCAGTGATCTCCGAGCCTGAAACTTTGTAGCGGGGGCAGGATTTGAACCTGCGACCTCTGGGTTATGAGCCCAGCGAGCTACCGAGCTGCTCCACCCCGCGTCGGTGAACAGAACATTACCCTGCGGGTCACCAGCACCCAAATCGGGGGTGGGTGGAAGCCGGCGGTCAGCCGCCCAGCTTGGCGGCAGCCTGCTCGACGAGGGTGCGTCCCTCCTCCATCAGGCGTGCCCAGCGGACCGTGTCGCCGGCCTGCTGCGCCGCGTCGGCCTGGGCGAACTTGGCCTCGGCCTGCCGCAGCAGCTCGGCCACGGTGGCGTTGCCGCCGCCGCTCTCACCCGGGGTCGGCGTGGGCTCCTCGGTCGGCGTGGGCTCCTCGGTCGGGGTCGGCTCCTCGGTCGGCGTCTCCCCCGACCCGTCGGTCGAGCTGTCCGACGTCAGCGCGTCCTCGATCGCCGCGGACAGGGTCGTGCCGATGCCCACGCGGTTCTCGTAGGAGACCAGCACGAAGCGCAGGATCGGGAAGTTCGACTCGCCCGAGCGCCGGGTGTAGACCGGCTGGACGTACATGAACTGGTCGCCGATCGGCACCGTCAGCAGGTTGCCCGGCACCCGTTTGGCGTCGCCGGTCGTGTAGGGCAGCAGCGCGGCGCTGATGTCCTCGTTGGTGGCGAACGTGTTGGCGATCTGGAGCGGTCCGCCGGTGGGCTCGTTGGGCAGCTGGAGCACAGACACCTTGCCGTACTCGTTGCTGGTGGCGTCGCTGTTGACCGCCATGTAGGCCGCGAGGTTGTTCTCCTTGTCCCGCGGCACGTAGACCGAGGTCAGCGACCAGGTCTCGCCCTCGCCGGTGTCGGTGAACAGGCGGTACGGCGGCTGCAGGCGGTTGGAGCTCTGCGGGTCGCTCGGCACCTCCCACCGGCTCGACCCCTCGAACCACGCCGAGGCCGAGGTCTCGTGGTAGCGCTGGAACTGGTAGCGCTGGGCCTTGAACAGGTCCTCGGGGTAGCGCAGGTGCTCCATGAGGGAGTCCGGGATGTCGTCCTTGGGCTGCACGACGCCCGGGAAGACGTCCTCCCACGCCTGCAGGATCGGGTCCTCGGTGTCCCACTCGTAGAGGCGGACGGTGCCGTCGTAGGCGTCGACGGTGGCCTTGACCGAGTTGCGCAGGTAGTTGATCTCGTCGGTCGGCAGCGTCTGGAAGCCGGTGTTCTGCTGGAGCGCGTCGTCGGTCATCTCCTCGAGCGACTCGCGCTGCGAGAGCGGGTACTTGTCGGTGACGGTGTAGCCGTCGAGGATCCACTGGATCTTGCCGTCCACGACCACCGGGTAGGGGTCGGAGTCGACGGTGAGCCACGGCGCGACCTTCTCCACCATCCGGCGGGGGTTGCGGTCGTAGAGGATCTTGGAGTTCGAGTGGACCCGGCTGGAGAGGATCAGGTTGGGCTCACTGAACTTCACCGCGTAGAGCAGCTGGTCGAAGATGTTGCCGATCGGCACGCCGGCGTCGCCGTCGTAGGTCGTCGCCACGTCCTCGTCGGTGCGCTCGCCGCGCGGCAGGTCGAACTCGACCGCCTTCCCGTCGGGGTCGAGCCCGACGATGCTGTAGTCGGGGCTCTGCTCGCCGAAGTAGACGCGAGTCTCGTAGCCGTCCTCGCCGGACAGGCGGGTCAGGGTGTCCTCGTCGGCCTCGGCACCCTCGGCCCACTGGATGCTGGTCTCCTGGCGTGAGTCGTCCTCCGGACGCTGATTGGCGAAGGCCGCGATCACGCCGTTGCCGTGGGTGTAGGCGGTGTGCAGGTTGGACCAGTTCTGGTCGTTCTCGGCCAGGCCGCTCTGGTCGAGCTCGCGCACGCCGAGGACGACGGCGCGGTCGGTGCCGTCGATCTCGTAGCGGTCGACGTCGAGCACGCCGGGCACCGAGTAGTAGGCACGGACCTGCTGCTGCTGCTCGAAGATCTCGCTCACGATCTGCGGGTCGACCAGCGGGATGCCGGCGGTCATGCCGTCCAGCGCCTGGAGCCGGCCGTCCTCGGTGACGGCCGTGCCGGCCACGTTGCGTACGTCGATCTGGTCGAGCTGGTAGGCCGCCCGCGTCGCGTCGATGTTGGCCTTGATGTAGGGGCCCTCGCGGTCGGGGACGTTCGGGTTGACGCGGATCGACTGCACGATCGACGGCACCACGAGGCCGAGGATGATCGCGGAGAGGGCGAACAGCGCGACGCCGACCGACGGCAGCAGCCAGGTGCGGCGCAGCACGTTGGCGAGGAACAGCACGGCGCAGACGACCGCGATGCCGGCGAGGATCTCCTTCGCGGGCAGCACGGCCTTGTCGTCGGTGTAGCCCATGCCGGTGAAGATCGACCCGGAGTTGGTGACCAGGTCGTAGCGGTCGAGCCAGTAGTCGACGGCCTTGGCGAGCACGAACACCGCCAGCAGGACCGACACCTGGATCTGGGCGGGGCCGCTGAGCCGCTCCCCGGGCGAGCCGAGAGCCGGATCCCGCCGAAGAGGTAGTTGACGACGATCGTCGCGAGCAGCCCGACGACCGCCAGCGCCATCACGAAGTCGACGACGTAGTGCCAGAACGGCAGGTCGAAGACGTAGAAGCCGACGTCCTTGTTGAAGTACGGGTCCTCGGTGCCGAACGACTTGCTGTGCCGCCACAGCGAGAAGCTGCGCCACTGACCGGTGGCCGACGCGCCGGCGAACAGGCCCATCACGACCGCGACGGCGGCGATGACCTTGCCCATCCGGGGGGCCAGCAGCTCCCGGTAGCGGTCCATCCCGTCGTCGGGCATCCCGGGCATGCCAGGCCACAGCACCGGGCGGAACCGGTAGGCCACCGCCATGGAGGCGGCGACCGCCGCGGCCATCAGGCCGGCGAAGACGAGGAAGAGGCCCACCCGGGTGAGCAGCAGCGTCGTGAAGACCTCGCTGTAGCCGGTCGAGCGGAACCACAGCCGCTCGGTCCAGAACGACGCGAAGCCGCTCAGCAGCATGAAGCCGACCACCAGCACGATCGCGGTGATCACCAGCGCGCCGGGACGGCGCGAGGACGACGGCGGACGCGGCGGCGTCGAGGGTCGGGGGGTGTCGAACGGAGCGCTCATACCGGCACCTGTCAGGGGTTCTCGAGGGGCGTGTCGTGCAAGGTCGCGTGCAGCAGCTCCAGCAGCCCCGGCACCAGCTCGGTGCCGTTGACCACGGACTGGTCGTCGTCGTGGGCCCGCAGCCGCAGGGCGCAGTAGGACGCGCCCGCGCGGGTCACCCCGGCGACCATCCGGACCTCCTGGCGGTCGGGGTGCTCGCGGGCGAAGAGCTCGGCGGACGTGGGGTCGTCGGGGATGTCGTCGTCGACGCCCGGCGGCAGCACCAGGCGCTCGATCACCGCTGCGCAGCCGCTCACGCTGTCCGGCCACGCGATCGACTGGAGTGCCTCCTCCAGCGCCTGCCCGTGCGGCAGCCCGTCCTGCTCGATCGGGGTGAACGACCCGTCGTCGCCGGGGCCGTCGATCGCCATCGCGGCGGCCAGGGCGGGCTCCTGGGCGACCAGCTCGGCGGTGTCGACGAGCGCGTAGAGCCGGGCGGGCTGGTCCCAGCCGTCGCCGGCCACGTGCGCCTCGATCTCGAGCACCGCGGCGGCGAGCGCCGGGTCCTCGGGGAGGGCGGTGGGCTGGTCGGGGTCGGTCATCAGGAGGCGTCCTCGCAGGTCGGCAGGTCGGTGTCGTGGTCGTCGGTCCAGGCGGCCAGGGTGTCGACGGCGGCGCTCAACGTGGTGGCCTTCGCCAG
This region of Nocardioides palaemonis genomic DNA includes:
- a CDS encoding helix-turn-helix domain-containing protein produces the protein METTASPSTGPLTSLEPLLSIEELAEYLQVPITTIRDWRTDGKGPCAIKVGGRVRYATSDVLAWLGSQRESEPGHGPSGG
- a CDS encoding PPA1309 family protein; the encoded protein is MTDPDQPTALPEDPALAAAVLEIEAHVAGDGWDQPARLYALVDTAELVAQEPALAAAMAIDGPGDDGSFTPIEQDGLPHGQALEEALQSIAWPDSVSGCAAVIERLVLPPGVDDDIPDDPTSAELFAREHPDRQEVRMVAGVTRAGASYCALRLRAHDDDQSVVNGTELVPGLLELLHATLHDTPLENP
- a CDS encoding tyrosine-type recombinase/integrase; amino-acid sequence: MPRPRTPIGTFGEIHLETLPDGRGCASTRFRDYDGRLRRVQATAGSPRAAERKLKEQLAERTTQTFGQGDLNPSSTFRHLVDVWLADLDLTGGLAPSTRDLYERNMVQLVLPAFGHYALREISVRKVDQFIKTLAATKSYSMAKQARTVLSLAFGLAVRYDAMRQNPVRDTARLRKPATQVLSLDNAQIERIRRSAREWRRGPGVVGPPPDGQLEDVIEVMLGTSGRIGEVLAVRRCDINVTTTPATMRICGTIVSPRGKPTHRQPFPKTSKSTRTVSVPSFTAAALRRRLSKIESDDPEQLIFVSRNGTPLTTNNIRRRLRAVLDEAGISGVTPHSFRRTVATVIDRAGGADLAAEMLGHTSSDITKQHYIEPDEAVNPVTAEILESLAPRESEGDTG
- a CDS encoding UPF0182 family protein is translated as MSVLLAVFVLAKAVDYWLDRYDLVTNSGSIFTGMGYTDDKAVLPAKEILAGIAVVCAVLFLANVLRRTWLLPSVGVALFALSAIILGLVVPSIVQSIRVNPNVPDREGPYIKANIDATRAAYQLDQIDVRNVAGTAVTEDGRLQALDGMTAGIPLVDPQIVSEIFEQQQQVRAYYSVPGVLDVDRYEIDGTDRAVVLGVRELDQSGLAENDQNWSNLHTAYTHGNGVIAAFANQRPEDDSRQETSIQWAEGAEADEDTLTRLSGEDGYETRVYFGEQSPDYSIVGLDPDGKAVEFDLPRGERTDEDVATTYDGDAGVPIGNIFDQLLYAVKFSEPNLILSSRVHSNSKILYDRNPRRMVEKVAPWLTVDSDPYPVVVDGKIQWILDGYTVTDKYPLSQRESLEEMTDDALQQNTGFQTLPTDEINYLRNSVKATVDAYDGTVRLYEWDTEDPILQAWEDVFPGVVQPKDDIPDSLMEHLRYPEDLFKAQRYQFQRYHETSASAWFEGSSRWEVPSDPQSSNRLQPPYRLFTDTGEGETWSLTSVYVPRDKENNLAAYMAVNSDATSNEYGKVSVLQLPNEPTGGPLQIANTFATNEDISAALLPYTTGDAKRVPGNLLTVPIGDQFMYVQPVYTRRSGESNFPILRFVLVSYENRVGIGTTLSAAIEDALTSDSSTDGSGETPTEEPTPTEEPTPTEEPTPTPGESGGGNATVAELLRQAEAKFAQADAAQQAGDTVRWARLMEEGRTLVEQAAAKLGG